The Paramormyrops kingsleyae isolate MSU_618 chromosome 12, PKINGS_0.4, whole genome shotgun sequence region ATCAGTGTTCAGTTGTGAGAAATATATTGCAATTTATCTCCATAATGCTTTCTATTAGCAGAGGCAGAAATGAACTTGGCCTTTTTGAgaacatccattcatccatcttatAGTAGGTTATGCTGGTCAGGGTGacggggggggactggagcctatcccgcaAGGCTGGAATACACCTAGAATTGGACACCAGTCCAAGAAATTTTAGAAACATAAATTAGCCGAACTGCATGTCCTTGCAGTACCTGGAGTAAAGCTCTCTAAGAAGTGCACAGATGGGATATTCGAGCCCCACAAACCAAGAGGTTCAAGGCAACAGTACTACCGCCTGAGCCACCCTCCTTatgaaaacaattaaaaatattacattaactattggggtggcatggtggctaGCACTgagtgtggcctgtgatgggttggcacctcatcctgccttgtgcccatagcctctggcataggctccagaccccctgtgaccctctataggacaagcagtttcagaaaatggatggatgcccATACATGCAAATAATATTTCtagtataaatatttatggtAATTAAAATATTCAAGCATGATAATGCATCTAGTATTTctctttggattttttttttttttacaaacgcACAGGTCCCTTCAGTGcttaaataattatttccagATATCATTATGACTTATGCAATATAATATTTGTATAATCCGCTACAGGTCGAGGCTTGCCGATTCGCGCAACGTGGTCACGTGACGCGTCCGGATTAACGGAAATGGGCAAAATTCGAGTGAAGTTGAGTTCGTATCTGAGCGTCAACTAGTGAAAACAAAAGCACTAAACTGTGTAATCATTCCGGCAATTTATTCATTAACGTCTATCTTCAGTGCAAAGAGACGGCGTTTTGCTGCGGTTATTAGTGCTGAGGCTCCGATACACGGACAGACAGGTAGAACACGATGCTACGTTAGGCTAGGTTGCTATGTCTGTAAAATCTAATAATTGTTGACCCGGATGGATACTTGATGGGCCCACAGTTTGCCTAGTAAATGGCTCATGATTATATTTAAtctcattaattaattaaacacGAACGGTAAAATAAATAGCAGATCTAGCTGCCCCGTTTTTCCTGTCAATAACTTTGAATAAGCTGAAATTGTTAAAGAAGAGAATGGCGCGGCCCTCCTTCCCCACGCCTTATATTTCAGTGACTACATAGACAGGTTCTGTACAATCTCTACAAACCTCATTATTTAGTACAGCGTGACCTGTGTATGTTCGTCTGGGCCTGGCCTGCCGTATACTCTACAGCTTTGTAATGGCCAATTCGTTGGGGCAAACACGTGACTCACAGAGACCTTAAACAGTGCATACTGGTATTTCTGTTTTGTATTCAACAATTTATCGGAACTAAATGACACGTGTGAGGAAATTTAAACATTTGGCTATTAATCTGCTCTGAAACGGAATAGGATATGATATAATATGCTCATACTAAGTATGAATGTTGCACTTAGGagataataaaatattttgaagcAGGGTGTCTGAGTGCCTGAGTTTTAAACTAGTGAGGAcaaactgattttaaaaaaactattttttttttactggtgaTTCCATCCTGCTAATTATAatcaataaaaaacaataaaaatgtgtcatCACATGATTTTTGAAGGTATTTacttacaattaacattttatAGAAGTGGGAAAGCTTGACAGTAACAATACTTTTCTAACAATTGATAAATTGGTAGATTTTTAGTGCAGCCAGGTGAATGCTAAGCTGCCAAACGTGATTGTTTTCTCATTATGTGCTTCAGAAACATGCCCAGCTGGGTTTGCTGTAACTCGTGTTTCCTGCCACCCGCTGCTGACCTGAAACTGGCCATTTCCACCTGTGGCCATACTGTGTGCAGCACTTGCTTTCAGAAAGGTACACCAGCCTTTGGTCACTGTAGCAACACAGTATGCAAGACTATGACAACATAGTGGCAGGCGCGTAGTACAACTCTGTTATACTGCACTGTTAACAGGGCACTATACTGCACATTTAAAATGCGGTCAATGCTTTGTCACCTTAACTAAAAACAAGACCTATTGTAAAACTGGATTTAAACTTCATTTTAAATTAGCTAATAGGGCCACCCAGTGGTGGTTCAGAGGTACTTCAAAAGTTAAATCAATAAAAAGTGTTTTGGTTCATTTCTTTGCAAGAATTTCATAAACAGTTATTTATTTCAGGCAAAAAAGGAGAGTGCCTGATTTGTAAAGCACAGTGTCAGATTACTCCACTCTCACACAAAGTAAGTGGAACATATCTGTCCTTACTGGTTAGACTTTGGAAACAGTCTTGAACGTTAAATGTTTTCATAAGTCTGACTCTATTTCAGCTATAGATGTGTTGGGATTTAAAAATTTTGGATTGGTCTGATTTTCACAGAGTAGCTCAGAAGTAAAGGCCCTCTTCTCAGACATCAGTGTTGTAGCAACAAATTACTTCTCTGAAATAAGCAAGGTAAGTACAGCAGGAAATCATGTACTTCTGCCTTTTAGATGAGTCACTTCCACTATACACGTATACTGTAAAGATACAGATAGAGTAAATATTACTTGTGTGTCACTTAAAATCCTTGTGTGATAGGGAATTTCTGATTAGATAAATTATTTTTCGTGCTGAATTCAAGTAAAATGCCCCTGATGTTATTTGGTGTGACAAGAAAGTAAAAATTTGTTGACCTGTGTAATGAGCTGTTACAATCAAGGGTTGGATGAGGATTAATTTCTGTGCCTGAAACACCACGTCAATGGTCAGAATACCATACAGGGTCACTGGGATCCCTGCTTATATAAATTAGTGTGATGCCCATAAAGCCAAGACTTAGTCTGCTCTGACTTCCTGGCATATGATGATGGGCCAAATCGGCAGGGACACCGAACTGAACGGTACCTGGGAAAATACAGGGATTGTGAAACCTGGGCAGGTGGAGCCATTGAGCTCTTCTGTTTGAAAATAGGGAATCTGTAGAGGAGCCAGTGGTCCTGGCTTATGAAAGGAGACCTCAGAATTTTGGGGGCTCCACCTTGGTCCGAGGTCTCTGAAGAAGTAGTGGGCCCTCTCTAGGTGGCTCCTGTCTCATGCCCAGCCTGGTCAACTTTTGGCAAAGACACCACAACCTACATTGGTTAACTTCAGCATCTCGTGAAAAGGTTAATGGCAGAAAATAGTATAATATACTACCATCACATAGCCAACCAACAATCACATCCTGCTTAAAATCACTTGGATCAGGTATCCTAGCCGTTCTAATGTTTACCCAAATGGTAAGTGAACCTCGACGTTATTGGCTGTAAGTCACTTGTTCCACTGTCATAATGAGGATAGTGTGGCCATCTCCGTGTGCTTTTCCATTATTATATATAAGTGACATTGGATGCAAGTTAAGCCTTTTTCCGTCACACTCCAGGTGCTACAATTTCAGACAAGACACAGAAAAAGGCTCTTAGTGCATTACCAGAAGAGGGTATGTGGCAATATCTGCcttatttatatacattttgtagCTGGACAATGACTTAATGCCTCAAGTCTGCAGTCAGAAGTAGTTATGGCAACATTTTTCTACATGTATCTCTATAATAATGCCATAATGTTTGCAGCTGTATGTTGTTTTGCTTCTTATAGCAcaaaggttttgttttattttttttgtctttccaaTGCTCTGTCATGCTAGTCAAAGACAATCACACCAATGAAGTCAGCACACTGCCATTATACACTGCAGTTGTCGGGTTTAGAGGAGTGGTAGTTTTAATAGGACTCACAACTGACAGTTGCCTGGTAGAGTAGATCTGAAGCCTTATTGGATCCCAATGCCCAGCTGAGTTTAACTCTCAGTCTTTGAAAAATCTGCTTACTGACTTTTTTCTGCCTGATTTTAGATTGCTAAGCTAGAGGAGCACATGCATATGATTAAGAAAGAGATGCAAGAAATGAACAAGTAAGGAGTTATAGATAAACGCACTACTATTTAATTATACTGTAATGAGATAGACCTTGAAAGACCtacatgttttattttcagaaaaatgGCTGAACAGAAGGCATATATTGCAAAGTTAGAAAATGCACTCAAACATCAAAGGTAATACTTTAACATTTGTTTAGATTATTGCTTCAAATATGCTATAATACACAGAAACATTTAACAGTAACTCAACACGCATGCAATCCCACACTGAGTGAAACGCGGAGTGTCCAAGTCACCAGAACAGCAGTACATAGAGGAAACAtcgggagaacatgcaaaaccaTCATCAGATTCAAAATCCACAAGCTTGGTGTGATTAAGTGTTTATGAGGACTTAAATATCGCAGTACAAGGGTACGTCCAAGGGATTACAACTTTTTTTTCCTAATTTATGACAAGTTCATTGTTAATTTTATAAGTGATATGGTTTTgactttacatttattttgacataatcatttttaaatattgctgGTTATAAATACCATGTAGAGCAGTGAAACATTTTGTCTTGCAAGGAAATCTGAAAGCATATATAAATGAGAAATTAGCGCAGCTATTTCACTCTCTGGTAAACCATTATTATTTTCAGCTGAACTGTGAGCTTCATTTTTCGCTTCACAGTGCAAAGGCAGCTTCACAGCCTCAGCAGACATCTCAGCCGGCATTAAAGACAAGTAGGTGGAGACTGAATGTTCATCCCTGCGACTTCTAAGCACCAACAGAGAGAAGCTGAATGTTTGCAGATTGAACCCGAACCCCTATGTATGATTTAGCGGAGTAAAGCCTTTACTCTATACACACTTTTTTGCTTATTAAGTCAGACTTGTTTGATATGATCACTGTCATTTGTGGTTATGAATTTGCTGTCCTTGATTATCAGTGTGTTTATTATCAGGTCAGGTTCTTATTAGAACCTTAGTTGTTCCAAAGGCAACAGTAATGTTGTAGATGGTTTTTGGCTTGATTGCATGatgttaatatttaatgtattcATACATATTTAGCTtttgtatacatacatatgtagTATAATCAAATTTACACTCagcaatataaataatatacattGCTTTATCAAAATAAAGCCAAAAGTATCTTAAGGCATAGGGCGACATTAGTGACCTTCTGACCTTCAGTGAACCATGGCATAGATTTCACAAGTGCTGGTGGTCCCCAGATCTCCCATGAGCATTCAGCTGGGTTGAGATACAGTACAATGACAGGGACCACCATGGCTTATGCTTTACATTTGTTTCATGCTCAGAAACATGTTCAATGCCCGTCCATGAACAGTGGAAGGGACATTGTCAGGCTGGAAGACTGTACTCACATCAAGACAGAAGGCTTTACCATAGAATGAAAGCGATCTCTTGGAGTGGTTCCGTTTAAATCATGCTGGGAGGGTCTCTGACCATAGAAGCTGAAAGAATGGCCTACCTCAGCCTGTGCAGCATGTCTGTTCGTGACCATAAGTACGTTAATAAGTTAATTAACTCAGGGACTATTCCATTGTGGAAGTGCCTGCATTTAATATACCTTTGTCTTTCTCATATTCAACTATTTCCTTTTGTGGCAGGTATTGGTATTTGCCTTGAAATATTTCCTAAGCCATAATCTCTTCatacataaattaaattaatgctACAGAGTAACTGCCAAACATGTGCCAAAAAAACGTGTGTTTGTCTGTTCCTGCATAAGGAtcggtgttggggggggggggggggggggggggctgcatcaGCCCCACACCATTGTGTCTCATGTATCTATCTATTCATTCATGTGTTCATTCTTTCTCTAGAATTAATCCAACCTATCAATAAATGGGCTTTGTATTGAATTACACAGGGAAATTGGACCTTTTCAGCTTTCAATAATTTGTCAGTGAAACTCCAGAGGAGAAAAGTCCTTCTCTTAATTTCCAGGCAGCAGAGAATAGTCCTcttcttaaattcttctaacaCGTTAGACTGACAGTAGATTTTTTGTTTGGAGTTTGATTCTGTAGAGCTCACTTACAGTATGAAACAGTGGGCTCAGGCCGGTGTAATTATGCTGATTGAATTGTCTGCAGTTGTTAGTGTGACTCCACAGCTGTGGTTTTATTTCCTTGCTGAATTTTAGTGATCTTTTAGATAAGGCATTACCATGCTTTCCTCCACAGTCTGGCAAGCTCCTGGCGTAAAACAATTACCAGTGTGCAACAAATTGTGATAAATTGCTGTATTTAATTCAGTCCAAGAAAAGCGAATCTATTTTCCTTTTCTTGGGGCTGTTGGAAGGCAGTGTGTTTCAGCTCTTTTTCTCTGTCGATTCTGTAGGCTGCTTCTCCCCCAAACACAGTGGTTAATCACCCTAATTGCGGCAACATTCCGTAAATTCATCACGGGCCTGGTGACAGGGTGCGGGTGTAGGTAACCTGACACGGCGAGTGTCTGGCGGCTTCTGGTGATTTCTGAGCATGTGCAGGCCATGCTTGCTGCAAGCTTGCTGTGGCTCCTGAGCCCAGTCCTGGGGTACTTGGAGGACACAGAAGTAAAAGCAGTTTTGCATGCGGATGAATTTTCCCGGACGGTGCTTTCATCAGCATATCCAAAGCCTCTCTTTTGGAGAACTCCTGTGGAGTGCGGAATTTATTGGAACGAAAGAGCAGTTTCATAAACACACGTGGCGTTCATTTTGTAAATGCTCCCTAGGCAAACTACGAAAGTGATTTCAGCTATGTTTAAGTATAAACAAAGTTTTGTATTTAAGATGTGTCacatatgaatgtgtgtatgaagCCTGTAGCCATGGAATGCATCACTGTGACTGAGCATATTTTTGCATCCTGACATCACCTGTTTGTTTGTAGAACATGTTAAAAATTCTTTTAATTCTTTTTGTCAGTGTACCTCAGCCTGTTGCTCATTGGCATCGTGAGTTTCCACACTGCCTTTTGTCTTTTCAGCTTCCACTGTGCTGCAGTTGCCCTATGTACCGCTGGCTTCTCAGCCTCGACTGGCGCCCTCGCAGTGCTCGTGAGTAAACTGACCAAGATGGCGGGGCCATGTTAGATCTTACACCTTAACCTGAGGAGTGGTAATGTCAGTGAGGGGTGTGCTGCAGTGTCACATCTAAAGGTAAAGTCACACTGGCACGAGAGAAATCCAGTGCCTCCGCAGAGTCCATCAAAAATGGGCATGACCAGATTATACGGTATACCATGGTAGGTTGGGTATACTGTGGTGTTTTTATTCAGCAAATGAATAGCACTACTTCTGAATTAGGGGTGGAACGATTCACAAAATGTACGGTTGGGTTCGTATCACGGTTTCGGGTCACAGTTTTAGGTTTGGTTCAGTtcagttcacttttttttctattttgacAACACTCCAGAAATACCATACATCAGCAGTAGATAATCCACCATTTACGGTTCTTAAAATATCAGTTATTCTCAAGGACGTGTCATGTAGTCCTGTAAAAACTGAATGAATGAGGCCGTTTGGCATTAGGCACGTCATTGTGACAGTCTTAGGATAATGCTGGCTCTTAAAGCTCTGACCCCTAAATTGGTGTAAACAAAAGAACTCTGACTTTACTATTTTTATGACCAAAATATAAGCAAAGGCCATCAACAAAAAGTGAAGTATAGGATCAACCAGCAAACAGACAtccatttctttaaaataaacacatataacAAATTTTCAATTCCATGACTGGCATTTCTTAATGGAAAGACTTAAGGTTTTTCCTTAAATTAGCAGACCATTAATATAACATGCAACATAAAGCAAACTAATAAACACTGCTCTGTTCATTCCATTTTTATGTTCTTCTGCAAGAAGATCAGTTTGTTCACATTCTCTGCCAAGAGACGAGATCTACTTGCAGTGACAATGTCCCCTGCTATACAGAAAACTCTCTCACTTCGTACAGATGTACCTGGGACAGCAAGGTAGCGTTGTGCCATCTTAGCAATGCGAGGATACTTATGCTTATTGCATTTCCACCATGCAAGTGGATCTGCATCCACAGAAATGGAGCCTGTGGCCTTGCATGACATGACTTCTTCCCGAGTGATGCTGCACAATGGCTTAGGGGGTCTCTCCTCTGTAGAGAGCTCTCCAAATAGCTCTGCCATGACAGATTTGTTTTTCTGGGGAGGACATGACATCGCTGATGTCTCTGGCTCTGCTGCTGAGGATGAACTGGCCACCTGGGCATCATTGGCTTTACCCTGTGGTATAAAAAGGCAAACAGCATAGCAGTTTtgaaaatattaataacaacaaaaaactTTCATGGCAGCTAAGATTCTGAAATTGCTCTCTATTGGACAGTGGGAAAAGAAAATATTGCTAAGGCACAAATATGCTGTGTTTAAAAAATAGAGCAATGTTAAATGGTATAtaacattacatttaattatatacaaaaataaaaccacaataCCTGATCTTCAATATCCATAATCTCGGTGGTGAGATCACTGTATATTTTCTGAAGAGAGGCTTCCTCCAGGTAGAGCAGGGACTTGAATCTTGGATCCAGGGCTGTGGCTCTGTGCAGATAGTCCTGAACATAGTAGTCTTTGTATCTGCCTTCCAGGTCTTTAGTGATGGCTGCCTTAGCATCTTTGATGGTGCAACTGTCCTCTTTACTTGGAGTAATTGATTTCATTATCATCTACTGCAGAGGGATGATCATTCACAGTGAGGGGTATGTTTCTGTGCTCATGAGGGTTGTCACATTCTTCAGAGGTTTGAACATCTCAATTAGGTCCTCTGCCAGTTTTGCCTCACTCTCAGTCAAGACATCGATATCTTTAACATTCTTCTTGACATCCTTGTCCATAAGGGCAGAATAGATGGCAGTCTGCTGTTCCACATAACGCTCCAGTATATCATGTTGTGTTTCAACGAGTTGTGACATGAAGTATTAGTTTGTGAACAGGCAATTTCAGCATCTCCTGCTTGGTTTTCAGTGCATGTTGTGCTTCCTAACTTTGCCCAGGAGTCGGGATACCTGACTTACTGAGACTGCATTCCTGGCTGCAAGATTAAGTGTGTTTGCAAAGCACCCAATCCGTCCAGCTGTTGTATTGCCTGCCTTCACCATGTTTTTTGCATTGTCTGTAGTAACAGGGATTGTGTTGTTGCCCCGCTCCAGTTTCCAATCTGTTACTGCTTCTGTCAGTGCTTCAAGGAGATGGTCACCTGTATGGCTCTCATAAAGTGGGCAGGTCTGCAAAATGGCGCTCCCAAGTAATGTGATGAGCAGTCACAGTTAGGAAACTTTCAGTGGCCCCGGACGTCCATCCATGATGGTGTGAAGGACAGCTCTTTGACAATTCCTCGTCGTGTCTCATGATAAAGTTCGGGAATTACCGAGAGATTTTTCAGGCTGACAGGATGGGCAGTTGTATCCTTGTCACCTTTTTCACCCTTGCATCCTTGATTAATTCTGACTTAAAAACTGAACCTAGGCTAccttgtgagatgtggtgagaCACTTTATAGTCTCCAGTCTCTGCTGAGTGGAGGAGCGCGTCGCCACTCGAGCTCCCCACAAGAACCCCGTCCAGGTTTACTGTCCCGTGTCAGGTCATTtaacataagcagctaagaCTTCCTGCTTTTGTGTCCAAAGCAGAATGTACATTGGCTTTCATGAAGAGCCCAGAAGGCAGTACTTTTGTAAAAGCATTCCAAATAAATGCCCAGCCTTGTTTGGTTTCCCATTCATTAAGGGCTGCATTTGAGCTTTTGGCTTTCTCTGGATCTCAGAATGAGCGCTGCTGGGACTGTTGCAGCGCCACTCCAAGGTCATAGGGAACATTACTGAGTTATTATTGGAAAAACATCAAAGTGTTTTTTGGAGCAGTGGCTGTTTAGTGGATAGTAGGATggcattatgtttttttttaaatattaaaactttTATGGGACTTCAAACTTAAGTGTGATTGCTTGCATTGATTTTGGGAAGAATCTGGGGCCTTGCAGTGCTAATGAATCATTGAGCCAAGAGCAGCAGTCACTTTGTCCATTAACTGATTGATACTACAAGTTCAGTTTGTTCAGCCATTTCCAGCTTTTATTGCCCTAACATGGGTCCATTCCCAAGTTCATTGGCtattctttgttttctttttgtgaaTGATCCTCTGTTTTGTGCAATGGAAGTTTTGCACAGCTACTTTTGGGTAAGATATTTTACCGACGTTCACCCCGCCAAATGGTTAttagcattgtttttgtttcttttctggTTTGACTGGTTGCCCATTTATAACTACCATGAAGAACTACCCAAAAAGGTATACGGTTTCCCTCTGTGCACTGAAGTGAAGTAATATCTTTAGCATTAGCATAACATTGTACCAATATAGCGTAGCTCATTTAATTATTACTCATTCTAAGTCTAGGCTAGCTTTAACATAGGTTGCCCAGTGGCTATTTTAGATCCAGGTTTGCATACAGactgtgtatttatttttaatgtaatgaatATGTTTAATTTTGAAGGCTGCTTAATCTGATGGCTGATGGTGAAGTGTGTttacaatgagcttcatttagCTAATTGCTGTAGAGTTAGTTACAACATGCAGACTGTGAATGGAGACTTTTGTTAGCCTTGCCTACTTTTAAGGAATGGTCATTTGGTcaaatgtttttaatgtgagTCAAGTCCTTCTCCTTGTGTCCACATAGTGGGCCCTGCTTACTCTTACCAGGGTAATCAATAGTAATAAAAGAGATAATGCTTAGAAACCATCTGTCAGCTGAATTGATCGATCGCCATGGGAATACAGCATCCAAAAGGTTGCTTGTACCATTTCTTTACCTTCTGCTGGATCACAAATTTGGAAACATTTCTTTGTATTCTGTACCATAGAATAGTAATTCCCCTGTGGGTAAattctttttttgtctgtcccatcttgctctccgtgAGACTCACAGACACATAGATATGTCAGAGAAAGGGTCATAGCATAGGGTCGGCCATTGTCCAGTACCCCTGGAGTGATTGGACctttctcaagggcccacagcagCATTGGTCTGCTGgccacgggattcaaaccagctaCCCTCAGATCACGAGTCCTAACcctctgagccacaccccccgcaacatcctaacccactgagccaaacCCCACCTCCAAGATGTGTGTTTAACTGAGCTAACTGGATAAAGGCAGTGCTGCCTTCTGATTTCCAGCATCAGTGTGCAGTGTTCAGGGTGTCTGGGGGTACAGTGCATGGACGTACCCTCTACACATAATGTTTGTAAATGGTGGACTTCATCTGAAGGCCCTTTGGCAATTTTCCTGATGCTGTGTGAGATGGCCTTCATATTGACAAATGGAAATGCACTAATTCCCCCAACCTCCATGGAGTATACTGTATATCTTGGCGATTAAACCCATTTTTATGAATCAGGGGACTCAACAGAAATATGTATGTTAACATTTATGAATCATTTCCATTGTTTTAATGTTACTCATGGCATTCGTTTCACAATGGTTGAGTTTCCTTTGTTTACCCTGTAGTGGCCAGTGAACATTTGCTTTCATAAGCAGACATGTCAATGAAACACACAACTTGGATGGACATCAATACTGAAACCTTAAATTTGGAAACATATCCTCTCCCCATACTCTTGTAAGTGGTATTTACCATATTAGACCAAGGGCCATAAATCAAACGTTTGTTTGgattttgtacattttataaCAGACAGGATACAGTAAAATCATACCAAAGAGAGTCCTTGGTTGCCTTTATAGAGCTACCCTATaataaaaaatttttaaaagacCTTTAAGTTGGACTTCAGACTGGAAACTATTAGAGTTggtttatttcttttgtttcagtaacataatataaaaataaacccaGATGGTGGAGGGAAGAAGCAAAAAGCAGGTTCTGATAAACAGTTCTGTTGAAATACCTCGGGCCCTAGGGATATGTATGACGAGTCTCCGCCGTGGAAGTCAATTTACCCTGAATCCATGGAAAGGGGATAAAACTCTTATGTCCAAACGAAGCTTCACATCGTTTTGACTGCAGCCCCTGTCAGACACTTAGTGAAAAAAGTGCCCACAAAGTGACAGTTGCAGAGCAGCGCAGGGCTTTCAGGTTCAGAACGCCTGAAGCCTGAGGCGACCTCTAAGGTAGCAGCCGGTGAGTGATTCCAGCATATGGCTAAGCATGACGTCTGTGATGGCAGTTCAATGCAGACGCTCACCCTGCCATTAGTACTTTCTGAGTCCTGTCCAAACGAACAGGGATCTGAAGGCAGAAATGAATTTCAGCTGGCAGGAATGTATCCAACGTATATCCATGAATCGTTTTGGCTCTGGTTTCTGTATATGGGAAAGTGATACTGAAATGATCGAGATTGATCCTAGAATGAAAAAATGTGGCCTTATTtagatttcaaaataaaagtaaaaataaacaagattGGGTTGTCAAGCATATTTCAGTCTAGGATTACAGTATGTgtttaaatatatactgtatattttaagCATTATCCCAATATAAGCATAAGAATTCTGCGAAAGCTTTCTACACTCCCCAGTACTCCCAATTTACTCATCCCTTTTAGTCTTTTCTCATTTCCTGCTTTTATTTGGCGACTCTTAAGAATATAATATTGAGGAAGGTGCCTATGTTGAGCTTTCCCGACACACATATCAGCTGTTCCTCACACTTGTGGTCTTATCCCAATGCCTGATAGGCTAGCTTGGGGATACCTAATCTTATCCCAATACCCGATAGGCCATTTTGGGAATACCTAATCTTATCCCAATGCCTGATAGGCCATCTTGGGGATACCTAATCTTATCCCAATACCCGATAGGCCATTTTGGGAATACCTAATCTTATCCCAATACCCTATAGGCCATTTTGGGAATACCTAATTTTATCCCAATACCTGATAGGCCATCTTGAGAATACCTAATTGTATCCCAATACCTGATAGGCCATTTTGGGAATACCTAATCTTATCCCAATACCCGATAGGCCATTTTGGGAATACCTAATCTTAACCCAATGCCTGATAGGCCATTTTGGGAATACCTAATCTTATCCCAGTGCCTGATAGGCCAGCTTGGGAATACCTAACCAACTGCTTTCCTATGCCTATGCCTACATTTCCTATGTTAGCAAACAAAGTTTCCCCAACATGCAATTTAACTTTTTAGAATTTACATCTCAGTTATAAATCTATTCCCTTTGTTATAGCTAAATCTAAGTGAACTAGCTCTAACGTTATCAATGTCAGCCAGTCTCCTCTGATTGCTCTGTGTTCCTTAGATCACAATATATGCTGTGTGTACCTTATGATTTTACTCACAGCCCTACTGCCTGAGTGATTATTACAGCCCAAAGAGAACCCTGTCTTGAAAGCCTCATGTGTTCTTCCTTTAG contains the following coding sequences:
- the rnf212 gene encoding probable E3 SUMO-protein ligase RNF212, whose product is MPSWVCCNSCFLPPAADLKLAISTCGHTVCSTCFQKGKKGECLICKAQCQITPLSHKSSSEVKALFSDISVVATNYFSEISKVLQFQTRHRKRLLVHYQKRIAKLEEHMHMIKKEMQEMNKKMAEQKAYIAKLENALKHQSAKAASQPQQTSQPALKTTSTVLQLPYVPLASQPRLAPSQCSAQPMEVDGQDSFRKPETAGPVSRLSLIRPASYGQIGTIHCRSSSQSSLMIGQHSERSTTVRTGNAYELSGSTRGDLTGQSQTRSYHRGLARELPGFRAPPLLHHSSMSSLEPRPFSLARVLPK